One window of Syntrophorhabdaceae bacterium genomic DNA carries:
- a CDS encoding TIGR02757 family protein produces MAGFLASQFAYGKIETFRTFLEKLFGLMRASPYNFIRKGDFSKARGLYYRFQKDKDIVLLLRTLQRIINEFGGIGPMLQNYYHGDIREALWAMRRHLFRDSNELTFFFPKPSPTNPLKRWSLYLRWMVRKDAIDIGIWDFIDRRGLIMPLDTHIFKIGRCQGWTAARTHSHKAAREITEALKIFSPDDPLKYDLFLCHTIGIGAGCTGKRTSACKDRCLLYEITRAVDSR; encoded by the coding sequence ACGGGAAGATAGAGACGTTCAGGACATTCCTCGAAAAACTTTTCGGGCTTATGAGAGCAAGCCCATACAATTTTATCAGGAAGGGGGATTTTTCTAAAGCCCGGGGCCTTTATTACAGGTTCCAGAAAGACAAAGACATCGTCCTCCTGCTTCGGACCTTGCAGAGGATCATCAATGAGTTCGGTGGTATCGGTCCTATGCTGCAAAACTATTACCATGGCGATATCAGGGAAGCGCTCTGGGCGATGAGGAGGCATCTTTTCCGGGACAGCAACGAGCTTACATTCTTTTTCCCTAAACCGTCCCCCACGAATCCCCTGAAACGCTGGAGCCTCTATCTCCGGTGGATGGTAAGAAAAGACGCGATCGATATCGGGATATGGGACTTTATCGACAGGCGCGGCCTCATTATGCCCCTCGACACCCATATCTTCAAAATAGGCAGGTGCCAGGGGTGGACCGCCGCAAGGACACATTCTCACAAGGCAGCCCGCGAGATCACGGAGGCATTAAAGATATTCTCGCCCGACGACCCTTTGAAGTACGATCTTTTCCTCTGCCACACAATCGGCATCGGCGCGGGATGCACCGGCAAAAGAACATCTGCCTGTAAAGACAGATGCCTGCTTTACGAGATCACAAGGGCAGTCGATAGTCGATAG
- the rimO gene encoding 30S ribosomal protein S12 methylthiotransferase RimO has translation MKFKIISLGCPKNLVESEYISHRLEEEGHILSDDCDTVIINTCAFIADAAKESVETILEEAGRGNRKVIVTGCLVERYGEKLKELLPEVDLFIGRNWYDAIDMLADRKGFFIREGSFAETFPRKVLTNKPTAYLKIQEGCDNRCSYCTVPAIRGGLRSRTIEDIKGEFEWLVDNGYREINIIGQDITSYGKHGGTDLKQLLQNLLVIEGDYFMRLLYMHPKGIGDELIDLIARSDRIIPYMDIPIQHSEDRILKLMGRGYGKDDLDALFVKIRKEIPDVVLRTTVIVGFPGETGDEFENLMDFVRRQEFDMLGAFMYSREEGTAAYRLRGHIKKGIKQSRYNAVMELQKTISQKRLKRLEGKTMKVIVEGKEEASMAGRLITQAPDIDGIAFIRGDCAIGEILDGKIVKTLDYDVIVEI, from the coding sequence ATGAAATTTAAGATCATCAGCCTCGGCTGCCCTAAAAATCTTGTTGAATCAGAATATATAAGCCACAGGCTGGAGGAAGAGGGTCATATCCTCTCCGATGACTGCGACACCGTTATAATAAATACCTGCGCCTTTATCGCTGACGCTGCAAAAGAATCGGTGGAGACTATCCTTGAAGAGGCGGGGCGAGGAAACAGAAAGGTGATCGTGACCGGTTGTCTTGTCGAGCGGTATGGGGAGAAGTTGAAGGAGCTTCTGCCTGAGGTTGACCTCTTCATTGGACGTAACTGGTATGACGCGATTGACATGCTTGCCGACAGAAAAGGTTTCTTTATCAGGGAAGGCTCGTTCGCGGAGACATTTCCGAGGAAGGTACTGACAAATAAACCCACGGCCTATCTCAAGATCCAGGAAGGCTGCGACAACCGGTGCAGCTATTGCACTGTCCCTGCTATCCGGGGAGGCCTCAGAAGTAGAACCATAGAGGACATTAAAGGGGAATTCGAGTGGCTCGTAGACAATGGTTACCGGGAGATAAACATCATAGGCCAGGATATCACCTCTTACGGAAAGCACGGTGGGACCGACCTGAAACAATTACTTCAAAATCTCCTCGTGATTGAAGGCGATTATTTCATGCGGCTTCTCTACATGCACCCGAAAGGGATCGGCGATGAGCTGATAGATTTGATCGCACGCTCTGATAGGATAATCCCTTACATGGATATCCCGATCCAGCATTCTGAGGACAGGATCCTCAAGCTCATGGGGAGGGGCTATGGGAAAGACGATCTCGATGCATTGTTTGTAAAGATTCGAAAAGAGATACCCGATGTTGTGCTGCGGACAACGGTGATTGTCGGTTTCCCCGGCGAGACCGGGGACGAGTTTGAGAATCTCATGGACTTTGTCAGACGACAGGAGTTCGATATGCTCGGGGCCTTCATGTATTCCAGGGAAGAGGGCACGGCTGCGTATCGCCTCCGGGGACACATCAAGAAGGGCATAAAACAATCCCGCTACAACGCTGTCATGGAACTGCAGAAAACGATATCGCAAAAGCGCTTAAAGAGGCTTGAAGGAAAAACCATGAAGGTGATCGTTGAAGGTAAAGAAGAGGCTTCAATGGCTGGACGACTCATCACCCAGGCACCGGATATAGACGGCATCGCCTTTATCAGGGGCGACTGTGCCATCGGCGAGATACTGGACGGGAAAATAGTGAAAACCCTCGATTATGATGTTATAGTAGAAATATAA